CATCCGGCCCTCGGCGCTCCTCAACGGCCTCATCGACTACTGGGAGATGTGCTGGCGCGAGGCGACCCCGCTGGGCGCGCCCGCCGACGACCCGCTCGACGAGGACGACCGCCAGATGCTCACTCTGCTGGTGAGCGGGCTCAAGGACGAGGCGATAGCCCGCCAGTTGGGCTGGTCGGTACGGACGATGCGCCGCAGGATCAGCCGTCTGACCGGTGAGCTGGGCGCCGCGAACCGTTTCCAGGCGGGCGTGATCGCGGCGCGTCGCGGCTGGGTCAGCGGGTGAGCGGAAGGGCGGCCAGTTCGGCGACGGCCCAGGTCAGCGGCGCGAACACGGCGAGAAGTGCCGCGACGCGCAGCGCCGACGCCTTGCGGAGGAGCTGGGCGGGGGCGCCGAGGCGGACCAGCGCCGTGGTGGTGGCGGCGCGCGACTGCTTCGACTCCAGCGCCGCCGTGAGGAGGGTTGCCACCGCGCAGGTCATGACGACGGCGGCGCCCAGACCCGTGAGCGGTCCGAAGGAGTCGGGCCCCGGCGTGTAGACGCCGGCCGCCGCGATGACGCCGGAGGTCACCGCGCAGACCACCCCGAGGGGGCGGCCGATGCGTCCGGCCTCGGCCTGGAGCACCCGGCCGGCCAGCAGCCGTACCGCTCCCGGGTGCAGGGACTGCAGCACGCGCCCGGTCGTGTACGTCAGCCCGGGACCCGCCGTCGCCAGACCGATCGCCGTGAGCGTCCAGCCCGCGAGCACGCCCAGCGGGCTGCCGTCGAAGTGCCCGGGGAGCGGGAAGGGCGTGCCGGCGGCCCGGCTGGTGTACGACTCCGTCGCCAGTCCGGCCGCGATCAGTGCGATGCCCCAGGGGAGACCGGTGGGCGCGGTCAGCGGTGCGGGCGTCGTCTTGCGGGGGCGCATCGTCCAGGCGCTGCCCGCCGCCGCGAGGACGGGGGTGAGCGCGAGCAGGGTGAGGGCGGCCGCGAGGGGCAACGGGGCCTGGGAGGACAGGAGTTGGGAGGCCGCTCCGTCGAAGGGCAGCCCGGTGATGTCGCCCCGCAGGTGGAGGAAGAAGAGCAGGCCCACCACGCTGCCGAGCGTGCAGGAGACCGCGGTGGAGACCGCCGCCAGCGCGGTCAGCGAGACCGGCCCGAGGCCGGCCGCGGTGAGGCCGGGGCTGGGGCGGGTGCTCGGGTCCGTACGGGCGACCGAGACCGCGAAGTACACCGTCGCGGCCAGGGGAATCAGCGACCACAGCAGCCGCAGCGTGGCGTGCGAGGCGTGGGCGGGGTGCGAGGAGGCGTAGGCGAGCGTGCCCAGGAGGAGGAATCCGACGCCCGCGGATGCGGCCGCCACCATCAGTCGGCGCAGCAGGACCAGGGGATGGGTGCCGCGGGCTAGACGGAGAGCGAGCACTCGGGACTGCCCTCCGTTTCCGCGAGCTGTACGGAGTTGACGCGGCGTCCGTCGAGGAGCGAGACGGTGCGGTCGGCGAGGGCGGCCACGTCCGGGTCGTGGGTGGCGAGCACGACGGTGATGCGGTGCGAGCGTGCGGCCGCGGTGAGCGTGCGCAGGATCTGGGCGCGGTCAGTGCGGTGCAGGGACGCGGTGGGCTCGTCCGCGAAGAGCACGGTCGGCGAGGTGATCAGCGCCCGGGCGATGGCGACGCGCTGGCGCTGCGACTGGAGGAGGCCGTGGGGGCGCTTGCGCGCGTACGTACCGATGTCGAGGCGCTCCAGCCACTCCATCGCGGCCTGCTTGGCGGCGCGGTGGGCGGTGCCGTTGAGCAGCAGCGGGAGCGCCGTGTTCTCCCAGGCGTTGAGCTCGGGGACGAGGTGCGGCTCGGGGTCGATCCAGCCGAAGCGGTCGATGCGCAGACGCTCTCGGGCGAGGGGGTTCATCGTGTGGATGGGGGTGCTGTTGAACCACACCTCGCCCTGGGAGGGCGTGAGCTGTCCCGAGAGGCACTGCAGCAGAGTCGTTTTGCCGCTGCCGCGTGGGCCGGTCAGGGCGAGGATCTCGCCCTCGCGGACACCGAGCGAGACACCGGTGAGCGCGGGGGATCCGCTGTGGGAGTAGTGCACCGCGCGTGCCCAGAGCACATCGTTGTCCGGTGGGGCCACCATGGTGAACACCTCGGTTCAGTTCAGATTTTCGGCCCCCCGTACGGGGGAACGAAAGCGGAGCCGATCGGTCACTGGGCACCGTAAGGACTGAGACCTGGCCGGGCGGGGCAGCCGCGCGGTGCGGCAGCTCCTGTTCCCACCCGGATGGGTGTACGCGAGGGCCCGGAGGCCTCAGAGGTCGAAGACGGCCGGGTCGGCGGCGAGCTCGCGGAACTGCTGGCGCGGGTCGGTGACGAGCTTGCGGGCGCGGAGGTCCAACAGGCCGCCCACACCGGTCACTTCGGCGCACACCGTGCCGTCGGCCCTGCGGATCGTCTGCTCGATGCGGAAGGTCTTGCCCTCGCCCCACACGAAGCGGCAGTCGACCACGGTCTCGTCGCCGGCCCGCAGTTCGTGCAGATAGCGGACGGTGACTTCGAGGGCGACCGGGCCGACGCCCTTGTCGAGGAGGTCGGACTGGCGGATGCCGCCCTGCTGGAGGTAGGACCAGCGGGCGTGTTCCGCGTACTGGAGGTAGACCGCCTGGTTGAGGTGGCCCTGCGAGTCGGTCTCGTAACCGCGGACCGTGATGGGGAGCGAGAACGGGGCTGTCATGGCGGAGCCTTTCGGAGGAAGTGGCTGAGCGCTTGCTCACCCCGTCCAACCAGCGCGGTGCGGACAGCATTCCGCCCCCGGTCACCAAGTGCGGTGACCGGGGGCGGGGTTCACACCTGTCAGATCTTGGCCCAGGCGTCGGTGAGGACGTGGCGCAGGACCGACTCGATCTCGTCGAACGTCGACTGGTCGGAGATCAGCGGCGGCGCGAGCTGGACGACCGGGTCGCCACGGTCGTCGGCGCGGCAGTACAGACCGTTCTCGTACAGGCCCTTGGAGACGGCGTTGTAGAGGATGCGCTCGGTCTCGTCCTCGTTGAAGGTCTCCTTGGTGACCTTGTCCTTGACGAGCTCGATGCCGTAGAAGAAGCCGTTGCCGCGGACGTCGCCGACGATCGGCAGGTCGTGCAGCTTCTGGAGGGTCTTGAGGAAGGCGCCCTCGTTGTCGAGCACGTGCTGGTTGAGGTTCTCGCGCTCGAAGATGTCGAGGTTGGCGAGGCCGACCGCCGCGGAGACCGGGTGGCCGCCGAAGGTGTAGCCGTGCAGGAAGGTGTTGCCGTCCCGGTAGAAGGGCTCGGCGAGCTTGTCGGAGATGATGCAGGCGCCGATCGGGGAGTAGCCCGAAGTCATGCCCTTGGCGCAGGTGATCATGTCCGGTACGTAGTCGAACTTGTCGCAGGCGAACATCGTGCCCAGGCGGCCGAAGGCGCAGATGACCTCGTCCGAGACGAGCAGCACGTCGTACTTGTCGCAGATCTCGCGCACCCGCTGGAAGTAGCCGGGCGGGGGCGGGAAGCAGCCGCCCGCGTTCTGGACCGGCTCCAGGAAGACCGCCGCGACCGTCTCGGCGCCCTCGAAGAGGATCTCCTGCTCGATCTGGTCGGCGGCCCAGCGGCCGAAGGCCTCCGGGTCGTCGCCGTGGATCGGGGCGCGGTAGATGTTGGTGTTCGGCACCTTGTGCGCGCCGGGGACCAGCGGCTCGAAGGGGGCCTTCAGGGCCGGGAGTCCGGTGATGGACAGGGCGCCCTGCGGGGTGCCGTGGTAGGCGACCGCACGCGAGATGACCTTGTACTTGGTGTGCTTGCCCTGCAGCTTGAAGTACTGCTTCGCCAGCTTCCAGGCGGTCTCGACGGCCTCGCCGCCACCGGTGGTGAAGAAGACCTTGTTGAGGTCGCCCGGCGCGTGGTGGGCGAGACGCTCGGCGAGCTCGACGGCCTTCGGGTGGGCGTAGGACCACACCGGGAAGAAGGCCAGCTCCTGCGCCTGCTTGTACGCGGCCTCCGCCAGCTCGTGGCGGCCGTGGCCGGCGTTGACCACGAACAGGCCGGAGAGGCCGTCGAGGTACTTCTTGCCCTTGTCGTCGAAGATGTAGGTGCCCTCGCCACGCACGATGGTGGGAACGGGCGCGTTCTCGTACGACGACATGTCCGTGAAGTGCATCCACAAGTGGTCGTACGCGGTCCGGCTCAGGTCCTTGCTCATGACTATCGGGTGCCCCACTGGTAGGTCTGCTTCTTGAGTTTCAGGTAGACGAAGCTCTCGGTGGCGCGCACTCCGGGGAGGGCGCGGATCTGCTTGTTGATCACGTCGAGCAGGTGGTCGTCGTCCTCGCAGACGACCTCCGCCATCAGGTCGAAGGAGCCCGCGGTCATCACCACGTAGTCGACCTCGTCCATGGCGGCCAGCGCGTCCGCGACCGGGTCGAGATCGCCCTCGACCCTTATCCCGACCATCGCCTGACGCCGGAAGCCGACGGTCAGAGGGTCGGTGACGGCGACGATCTGCATCACGCCCTGGTCCTGCAGTTTCTGCACGCGCTGTCGTACGGCTGCTTCGGAGAGGCCGACGGCCTTGCCGATCGTTGCGTACGGACGCCTGCCGTCCTGCTGGAGCTGCTCGATGATCGCCAGGGAGACGGCGTCGATCGGAGGGGTGCCGTTCCCGTTTCTGGATTCCGCGCTGCGACTGGCCACGTCCTCACTCTGCATGAGGTCTCGACCGTCCCGCAAGCCCCGAGCGATGAAATTCGTTGTCTTGATGCGTTTCTGGAACTGAATCCGAAGTTCGTCGGGGCTGGGTATGTCGAAAGCGTGGCACCTCCTACTAGTGTGGGTGTCTCACCCATCGGACTTCTGACAGGAGGGGTGGCTGTGACCACCGAGCTGCGCCGGCTGCGCAACTACATCAACGGAGAGTTCCGGGACGCCGCTGACGGCCGGACCATCGAGGTCGTCAATCCGGCCACGGGCGACGCGTACGCCACCTCGCCCCTCTCGGGCGACGCGGACGTCGACGCCGCGATGCAGGCGGCCGCGGCCGCCTTCCCCGCCTGGCGCGACTCCACCCCCGCCGAGCGCCAGCGCGTCCTGCTGAAGATCGCGGACGCCTTCGAGGAGCGCGCCGAGGAGCTGATCGCCGCCGAGAGCGAGAACACCGGCAAGCCGGTCGGGCTCACACGCTCCGAAGAGATCCCGCCGATGATCGACCAGATCCGCTTCTTCGCGGGCGCGGCACGGCTCCTGGAGGGGCGCGCCGCCGGCGAGTACATGGAGGGAATGACCTCCATCATCCGGCGCGAGCCGGTCGGGGTCTGCGCGCAGGTCGCGCCCTGGAACTACCCGATGATGATGGCCGTGTGGAAGTTCGCCCCGGCGCTGGCCGCGGGCAACACCGTCGTACTGAAGCCGTCCGACACCACGCCGGCGTCGACCGTGCTGATGGGCGAGATCATCGGGGCGATCGCGCCCAAGGGTGTCTTCAACGTTGTGTGCGGCGACCGCGACACCGGGCGCGCGATGGTCGAGCACAAGGTGCCGGCGATGGCGTCCATCACCGGTTCGGTGCGGGCCGGCATGCAGGTCGCGGAGTCCGCGGCCAAGGACGTCAAGCGCGTCCACCTGGAGCTGGGCGGCAAGGCTCCGGTCGTCGTCTTCGAGGACGCCGACATCCCGAAGGCCGTCGAGGACATCTCGGTGGCGGGCTTCTTCAACGCCGGCCAGGACTGCACAGCCGCGACCCGCGTCCTCGTACACGAGTCGATCCACGACGAGTTCGTGACCGCGCTCGCCAAGGCTGCCGCCGACACGAAGACCGGGCAGCCGGACGACGAGGACGTGCTCTACGGCCCCCTCAACAACGCCAACCAGCTCGCGCAGGTCACCGGCTTCATCGACCGGCTTCCCGCGCACGCCAAGGTCGAGGCGGGCGGCCACCGCGTCGGCGAGAAGGGCTTCTTCTACGCCCCGACCGTCGTCTCCGGCCTCCAGCAGGACGACGAGATCATCCAGAACGAGGTCTTCGGCCCCGTCATCACCGTCCAGTCCTTCACGGACGAGGCCGAGGCCCTGGCCCACGCCAACGGCGTCGACTACGCGCTGGCCTCCTCGGTGTGGACCAAGGACCACGCGCGCGCCATGCGGATGTCCAAGAACCTGGACTTCGGCTGCGTGTGGATCAACACCCACATCCCGCTGGTTGCCGAGATGCCGCACGGCGGCTTCAAGAAGTCCGGCTACGGCAAGGACCTCTCCGCGTACGGCTTCGAGGACTACACCCGCATCAAGCACGTCATGACGTCGATCGACGGCTGAGCCACCCTGCGGTGAACAGAACGGCCCCGGACGGGAGTTGATCCGTCCGGGGCCGCTTCGTGTGCGGTGCCGTGTCAGCCCTTCTTCTGGATGACGCAGATCTCCCCGTGGCGGGCGGAGCCCTTCTCGGAGCCGCCCTTGCCCGGGCCCACGATGTGCTTCGCCTTGTGGCCCTTGAAGGGGCCGTTCGGCGGACCGGGCAGCTTGGGCAGGCCCTTCTCGCCCTTGCCGCCCTTGACCGCCTTGCACTTGCCGTCGCCCGGCTCAGGCGGCAGCGGCACTCCGGCCTTCGTCAGGATCGGACCGCAGGCCTTGAGGGCGCGCTGGTACGCCTTCGACGTCGGGTCGAAGGGCTTTCCGCCGAGACGGGAATCCCCACTGGCCTGCACGGAGACTCCGCCCTTGCCGCTCTTCCCGGCCTTGTCCTTGTCCACCTGGATGTGGAGGTCGGGGAAGTTCTTCAGCCCGTGCTCCCGCATGCAGCTGCCGAAAGCCCTGCCTGCGGCGTCCTTGTTGCCGGCGCTGCCGCCCTTGCCGCCCCCGTGCGTGGGGGATGCCGTGGCCTGTGCCGCGCCGACGCCGGTCAGAGTGATTGCCGAGAACAGTGCCGTCGCCGCGATCATGCGCTTCGGACGGCTGGTCAACACCCGCATGGGTGCCTCCTCGTGTGGTGGTGGCTGTTACGGCTACTCACCCAACTCCGGGGGCGGTTACGGCACGGGAACGGCCGCCCTTACGGCCGTGTAACCCCCGGCCCGGCATCCTCTTCTCCATGCGCGTGTTGGTGGTCGAGGATCACGAAGAGCTCGCGGAGACCGTGGCGGCGGGACTGCGCCGTGAGGGGATGGCCGTCGACCTCGCGTTCGACGGGCATACGGCGCTGGAGCGCGCCACGGTCAACGGGTACGACGTCGTCGTGCTCGACCGCGATCTGCCAGGTCTCCACGGTGACCGGGTCTGCCGCGCGCTGGCCGAGGGGGGCAGCCGGGCCCGTGTGCTGATGCTCACGGCGTCCGGTACGGTCGCCGACCGGGTCGCCGGGCTCGGCCTCGGCGCGGACGACTATCTCCCCAAGCCCTTCGCGTTCACCGAACTCGTCGCGCGGATACGGGCGCTGGCGCGCCGGGCGCAGCCCGCGCTGCCGCCGGTCCTCGTCCACGGCGAGCTGCGGCTCGACCCGGCACGCCGGACCGCGACCCGGGCCGGGCTCCAACTCCCGCTCAGTCCCAAGGAGTTCGCCGTACTGGAGCTGCTGCTCGCCGCACAGGGCGCGGTGGTCTCCGCCGAGGAACTCCTGGAGCGGGCCTGGGACGAGGCGGCCGACCCCTTCACCCAGACCGTGAAGGTCACCATCAGCCGGCTGCGCCGCAAGCTCGGCGAGCCGCCGCTGATCGAGACCGTCTCCCAGGCCGGATACCGGGTGTGAGGCGGCTCCTGCGCGGCCCCCGCAGCGTCCGGTGGCGGCTCACGCTGCTCTACAGCGGGCTGTTCGTGGCGGCCGCCGCCGTGCTCCTGGCGATCACGTACGGGCTGATGGCGAACTCGGCGTCCCGGGCGAAGGGCGAGGCGGGCGCTCCCGCGCCGACGCTCGACGGCCCGCTGGCCCACAAGGGGCCCGAGGTCGGTGCGTACGTCGTCCAGCAGCTGGACGTCCAGCGCGGCGACCAACTGCACCTGCTGCTCGTCGAGTCGGGCATCGCGCTGGGCGTGATGGTGGGGCTCTCGCTGCTGCTCGGCTGGCTGGTGGCCGGGCGGGTCCTCGCGCCGCTGCGGGGCATGGCCGCCACCGCCCGCCGGATCTCCGCCGACCATCTGCACCGGCGGCTCGCCGTGCAGGGCCCCGCCGACGAACTCACCGATCTCTCCGACACGTTCGACGACATGCTGGCCCGCCTGGAGGTCTCCTTCGAGGCGCAGCGCCAGTTCGTCGCCAACGCCTCGCACGAACTGCGCACCCCGCTCACCCTCCAGCAGGCCCTGGTCGACGTCGCGCTCGCCGACCCGGAGGCGACGGCCGACACCCTGCGCGCCGCCTGTCTGCGGGTACGGGCGGCGGGCCAGGAGCAGGAGCGCCTGATCGACGCGCTGCTGACCCTCGCCCGCAGCCAGCGCGGGCTCCAGGAACGGGAGTACGTCGATCTCGCGGCGGTCGCGGGAGCCCTGCTGCCGGAGACCGGTCACCGCATCGAGGCGGACCTCGCGCCCGCCGGACTCCTGGGCGATCCCCCGCTGGTGGAACGCCTCGCGGGCAACCTCATCGACAACGCCGTACGCCACAACGTGATCGACGGCGGCTGGATCTCGGTGCGGACCGGGCTGCGCGCCGGCTGCCCCACCCTGCGCGTCACCAACAGCGGCCCGCCGATCCCGCCCGACCAGATCGACGCCCTCTTCCAGCCCTTCCGCCGCCTCGGCGACCAGCGCACCAGGCGCCGCGACGGCCACGGTCTGGGGCTCTCCATCGTCGCGGCCATCACCGCCGCGCACGGCGGATCCGTGCAGGCGAGGCCGGGGGAGGGCGGCGGACTCTGTGTCGAGGTGACCTTTCCGCCCGACAAGGTGTCGGGGTCGGCGGGCGCCGAGCGTACGCAGCGTCCATTGCCCGGCGGCCCCGGGTGAGGAGAGGCTGTGCGGCATGGCAGATCTCGGCATGTCGCGTCGCTCCCTCCTCCGCGGTTTCGGCGGTCTCGGTACGGTCGGGGCCCTCGCGGCGCTCACCGGGTGCGGGGTGCCGGCCGCGTACGTGAAGCCCGGCGACCGGGCCGCGGCCGACCGCTCGGCCCGCGACAAGAGCCTGGTCTTCGCCAACTGGCCCCTCTACATCGACACCGACGACGAGGACGCCTCCAAGCGCCCGACCCTGGACGCCTTCCAGAAGCGCTCCGGGATATCGGTGAAGTACACCGAGGAGATCAACGACAACGACGAGTTCTTCGGGAAGATCAGCCCCGCGCTGATGAACCACCAGGAGACCGGCCGGGACCTGATCGTCATCAGCGACTGGATGGCGGCCCGCTTCGTACGGCTCGGCTGGGTCCAGGAGATGGACCGCGCGAAGCAGCCCAACGTCGCCAAGTACCTCGACCCGCAGCTCAGTTCGCCCGCCTTCGACAAGGGCAGGATGCACAGCGTGCCGTGGCAGTCGGGGATCACCGGGATCGCGTACAACAAGAAGAAGCTCGGCCGCGAGATCAAGCACATGAGCGAGCTGTGGGCCCCCGAACTCAAGGGCAAGGTCACGCTGCTCTCCGGTCTCGACGAGGCGTTCGCACTGCTGATGCAGGGGCAGGGCGTCGACATCACTCGCTGGACGGCGGACGACTTCCACCGGATGTGCGACGAGGTGGAGAAGTACGTCAAGAACCGGCAGATACGCCGCTTCACCGGCAACGACTACATCAAGGACCTGTCGACGGGCGACGTCCTGGCCTGCCAGGCGTACTCGGGCGACGTCATCCAGCTGCAGGCGGACAACCCGGACATCGAGTTCGTGGTGCCGGAGGAGGGCGCCGAGCTCTGGGCCGAGTCGATGATGATCCCCAACCTCGCGCGCCACAAGAGCAACGCCGAGAAGCTGATCGACTACTACTACGAGCCCGAGGTCGCCGCCGAGCTCGCGGCCTGGGTCAACTACGTCTGTCCGGTGCCCGCGGCGCGCGAGGTCCTCGCGTCCTCGAAGGACGAGGACACGGCCGCCCTGGCGGAGGATCCGCTGATCTTCCCGGACGACGCGATGCGCAAGCGGCTGGCGATCGCCCGGGACATCACGTCCGAGGAGCGGGTGGAGTTCGCGAAGCGGTGGAACTCGATCGTCGGGCTCTGACCCGTACGATCCACCGCCCTCAAGCGGGTTCGAGCTGCGGCTCCGCGGGGCGCTTGCCCGCCTGCTGCTCCGGTGCGGCCTTCGGGTCCCAGCGGCGGGTGGTCCGGAGGTAGAGGTGGATCACCGAGGCCGTCGCCAGGAGGAGGAGCGGGCCGAACACCCACGGGTGGGCGGCCAGCTGCATCGGCAGATAGCGGTAGGACAGCAGGAGTGCGGTGAAGACCACCGTGCCGTAGCCGACGAGCACGGTGGCCGACCGGTCCCAGCCGCGGGAGAGGGCGCGCATGCCCGCCTCGACGGTGAGGGCGAAGACCACGCCTGCGATGAGGTCGGCGCCGTAGTGGTAGCCGAAGCCCAGCGTGGCGGTGAGGGTCGCGACCAGCCAGAAGGTGCCCGTGTTCCGCATGGCGCGCGAGCCGTTGCGGGAGTGGATGAAGAGGGTGGTGGCCCAGGCGGTGTGCAGGCTGGGCATGCAGTTGCGCGGGGTGATCCCGTCGAAGAGGACCGGGTGCGGGACGCCGATCGACGGCAGGCTGTCCGGCCAGACGTTGGACACGGCCCACTGGCCGCCCTCGGCGCCGTAGGCGTAGATCGGGCCGACGACCGGGAAGATCATGTAGACGGCGGGCCCGAGCAGGCCTATGACCAGGAACGTGCGCACGAGGTGGTGGGCCGGGAAGCGCCGCTCGGCCGCGACGTGGCGCAGCTGGTAGAGGCCGATGAGTGCGGCGGCCAGCGGGAGTTGTCCGTAGACGACGTGGAGGGCGTGGCCGCTGATCGGCTGGGTGGCCTCGATGGCGCGGCCGACCAGCCAGGAGGGGTTGCCGAGGGCGTGGTCGGCGGTGGCGACGTACGGGTCGAGCACCTTCGGGCGGGCCTTCGAGGTGATGAGCAGCCAGGTGTCGCCCGTCTTGTGGCCGAAGACGAGCAGCTGGCCGAGCCCGACCCCCTTGAGCAGCAGCATGCGTTCCGTGCCGGTGCGGCGGGTGATGGCGACGACCGCGATGGCCACGGTCACCCACAGCGCGCCGTTGCCGAACTGCTGGGGGCCGGTGCCGGCGGCCAGGCGCACCAGGAGGAAGCCGAGGTCGATGGCGGCCGCGGCGCCGAGCGCGATGAACCGCTGCCGCCAGGTGAGCACTACCATCGTGAGCGCAAGACCGGCGTACATCAGCGGACCCAGGCGGGGGGCGAAGATCAGCTCGCGTGCCTCATGGGTGAGCGGACCCGGCTGGCCGTAGTGCCGCGCCGCGATCTCCAGGGCGACGAGGAAGCCGAGGGTCGCCGCACCCGCTGCCACCCACAGCTTTGTGCGTCGCTCGGGCTCGAGCTCGTTGCGGGGCCTGGGTATTCGCGGTGGTGTGGTCGTCATGTGTCCGGCTCATTGGGTGAAATAAAGACAAAAGGTCACTTACTGTGCCGGATGACATGAGTTTCCCGTGAGAAACGGGTGGTCAGGGTAGTCGTCGCAAGCTCGAACATGCTAACGGCATGTGAATCTCCCTGGTAGGGCTGGGGGCGAAGTCGTGCAGTGGGGCTGGTCATACGCTGCCCCCATGACTGAACGAAGATCGCTTCTGCGGCGCATACGGATCTGGCTGGTCGTCTTCATCGTGTGCCTGGTCCTGAGTGGGCTGACCGCCTTCCCGCTGGTGCACGAACTGCACTGGACCGAGAGCCTGTTGAAGTCCACGCAGGTGGTCCCCGACCACTTCCCGGCGCTGATGGAGTGGATCCACCGGGTGCGCGTGGGGCTGGACGAAACCGACGCGAAGTACCCCTTTGTCCTGTACGGCACGGACTGGCTTGCTTTCGCCCACCTCGTCATCGCGGTGGCCTTCTACGGCCCCTACCGCGACCCCGTACGCAACATCTGGGTGATCGAGTTCGGGATGATCGCCTGCGCCGGAATCATCCCGCTCGCCCTGATCTGCGGTCCGGTCCGCGGGATCCCCTTCTGGTGGTCGGTGATCGACATGTCCTTCGGGATCTTCGGGGTCGTCCCGCTCTATGTCGTACGACGGAAGATCAAGCAGCTGGAGGCGCTGACGGCGGCATCGGCCGCTTCGGTCACTTCAGCGCTCCCAGCGTGACCCCCGAGCGCCAGTAGCGGCGCATCGCCGTCATCATCACGGCCATCGGCACGATCGAGAGCAGCGCGCCCGTCAGGACCAGGCTCGTCAGGTCGACGCCGGACTCCAGGCGCTTGCCGGACCAGTTGTAGAGGCCCAGGTTGAGCGTCCAGTTCTCCTCGCCGCGCAGCACGGTCAGCGGCAGGAAGAAGGCGTTCCAGGTGTTCACGAAGGCGAGCAGGAAGACGGTCGCGCCGCCCGTCGTCATCATCCGCAGGACGATGGAGAAGAAGATCCGCAGCTCGCCCGCGCCGTCGATGCGGGCCGCCTCCAGGATCTCGTACGGGATCGTCGCCTCGGTGTAGACCTTGGCGAGGTACACGCTGAACGGATTGATCAGGCAGGGGACGAGCATCGCCCACGGGGTGTCGACCATGCCGATCGCCGAGAAGAGGAGATAGAGGGGGAGCGTGAGGAGGGCGATGGGGATCAGGAAGGAGCCCACCACGCACGCGAAGACGGCGTTGCGGCCGGGGAAGTCGAAGCGGGCCAGGCCGTAGCCGGTGGCCAGGGCGATCAGGGTGCCGCCGAGCGAGCCGACTCCTGCGTAGAGGAGTGAGTTGGCCGTCCAGCGCAGGAAGATGCCGTTCTCGTACGTGAAGAGCTGACGCAGGTTCGCCCAGAGGTGCATGCCGGAGAACCAGAGGCCGTTGCTCTGGTAGAGCCCGGTGCGGTCCTTGGTGGCGGCGACGAGCAGCCACCACACCGGGAAGAGGCTGTACGCGCAGGCCAGCACCAGGCCGAGCAGTACGAAGCGCTGGGCGCCGCGGCCCCGGGCCCGGGCGTCGGGGCGGGCGAGCGTGCGCACGGCGGCTGTGCGGCGGTGCTGCTCGGTTTCGGGGTC
The sequence above is drawn from the Streptomyces sp. NBC_01465 genome and encodes:
- a CDS encoding phosphatase PAP2 family protein, which codes for MTTTPPRIPRPRNELEPERRTKLWVAAGAATLGFLVALEIAARHYGQPGPLTHEARELIFAPRLGPLMYAGLALTMVVLTWRQRFIALGAAAAIDLGFLLVRLAAGTGPQQFGNGALWVTVAIAVVAITRRTGTERMLLLKGVGLGQLLVFGHKTGDTWLLITSKARPKVLDPYVATADHALGNPSWLVGRAIEATQPISGHALHVVYGQLPLAAALIGLYQLRHVAAERRFPAHHLVRTFLVIGLLGPAVYMIFPVVGPIYAYGAEGGQWAVSNVWPDSLPSIGVPHPVLFDGITPRNCMPSLHTAWATTLFIHSRNGSRAMRNTGTFWLVATLTATLGFGYHYGADLIAGVVFALTVEAGMRALSRGWDRSATVLVGYGTVVFTALLLSYRYLPMQLAAHPWVFGPLLLLATASVIHLYLRTTRRWDPKAAPEQQAGKRPAEPQLEPA
- a CDS encoding carbohydrate ABC transporter permease, with amino-acid sequence MVMTDPETEQHRRTAAVRTLARPDARARGRGAQRFVLLGLVLACAYSLFPVWWLLVAATKDRTGLYQSNGLWFSGMHLWANLRQLFTYENGIFLRWTANSLLYAGVGSLGGTLIALATGYGLARFDFPGRNAVFACVVGSFLIPIALLTLPLYLLFSAIGMVDTPWAMLVPCLINPFSVYLAKVYTEATIPYEILEAARIDGAGELRIFFSIVLRMMTTGGATVFLLAFVNTWNAFFLPLTVLRGEENWTLNLGLYNWSGKRLESGVDLTSLVLTGALLSIVPMAVMMTAMRRYWRSGVTLGALK